One genomic window of Leptotrichia shahii includes the following:
- a CDS encoding DNA-3-methyladenine glycosylase I has product MKNTRCPWAKSENDIVYHDTEWGVPSHDDNYLFEMLILEGFQAGLSWNLILNKRENFRKAFDNFDYKKISKYDETKLAELAENQGIVRNKLKIAASVKNALAFMEVQKEFGSFDKYIWDFTDNKQIINNWKDVSEVPATTELSDKISKDLKKRGFKFVGSTIVYSFLQAIGIVDDHLISCPYKKLTK; this is encoded by the coding sequence ATGAAAAACACTAGATGCCCATGGGCAAAATCTGAAAATGACATTGTCTATCATGATACTGAATGGGGAGTGCCTTCCCACGATGATAATTATCTTTTTGAAATGCTAATATTGGAGGGCTTTCAGGCAGGACTTAGCTGGAATCTTATTTTAAATAAAAGAGAAAATTTTAGAAAGGCTTTTGATAATTTTGATTATAAGAAAATTTCCAAATATGATGAAACTAAGTTGGCTGAACTGGCTGAAAATCAAGGAATTGTGAGAAATAAATTAAAAATAGCCGCTTCTGTTAAAAACGCCCTTGCATTTATGGAAGTACAAAAGGAATTTGGGTCATTTGATAAGTATATTTGGGATTTTACAGATAATAAGCAAATTATTAATAACTGGAAAGACGTATCAGAAGTGCCTGCTACTACAGAATTATCCGATAAGATTAGTAAAGATTTGAAAAAACGTGGCTTTAAATTTGTTGGATCTACAATCGTTTATTCTTTCTTACAGGCAATCGGAATAGTTGATGACCATTTAATTAGTTGTCCTTATAAAAAATTAACTAAATAA
- the rnmV gene encoding ribonuclease M5: MKKDPSKQKEKLKINEIIVVEGRDDITAIKRVVDAHIIVLNGFSALSKKTINKIVELSKNNDLILFTDPDFAGKKIRDTLKRYIPNIKHAFVSQKDATKNNNIGVENANDETILEALKNVITANQDIENRFDISDLIDNGLVSGSNAKERRIMLGNILKIGYYNAKQLLKALNSFNISKEQFEEAVEEINSLS; the protein is encoded by the coding sequence ATGAAAAAAGATCCAAGTAAACAAAAAGAAAAATTAAAAATAAACGAAATTATAGTAGTCGAAGGGCGAGATGACATAACAGCCATAAAACGAGTTGTAGATGCACACATTATCGTCTTAAACGGCTTTTCTGCATTATCTAAGAAAACAATAAATAAAATAGTTGAACTGTCAAAAAATAACGATTTAATTTTGTTCACAGATCCTGATTTTGCAGGGAAAAAAATTCGTGATACATTAAAAAGATATATTCCAAATATAAAACATGCTTTTGTAAGTCAAAAGGATGCTACTAAAAATAATAATATCGGAGTTGAAAATGCCAATGATGAAACAATTTTAGAGGCTTTGAAAAATGTTATTACAGCTAATCAAGATATCGAAAATAGGTTTGATATTAGTGATTTGATTGATAATGGACTTGTTTCTGGAAGTAATGCAAAAGAACGCAGAATAATGCTTGGAAACATATTAAAAATTGGCTATTACAATGCAAAACAGCTTTTGAAGGCTCTTAATTCATTTAATATTTCAAAAGAACAGTTTGAAGAAGCTGTTGAAGAAATAAATAGTCTGTCCTGA
- a CDS encoding aminoacyl-histidine dipeptidase, giving the protein MKIENLYPEKVFYYFSEISKIPRGSRKEKKVSDWIVEFAKERNLEVIQDKALNVLIKKPATAGYEEYSPLILQGHMDMVWEKNKNTQFDFETQGIELVVEDGYLKANGTTLGADNGIAVAYALAILDSNDLKHPALEIIITTDEEDGMSGVNNLDFGIFSGKTLINLDTEEYGQVYVSSAGGARILNEFNFDAKKLEEDDTVISVDVKGLLGGHSGAEIHLGLGNSNKILAEVLNHLNKKYTLAIMDIDGGEKTNAIPREAVALLAVKLEDEKVSDFERLAKLAFENITKDFKIIDKNPVIEVKEVKKEELENQGKLSISNTNAVISFFHEFPNGVISMSKDIEGLVETSINLGVIKTENKDGKISIKIQALPRSSVNKSLEKLLNDVKELSEKYEVAVKINSPYPSWEYRKDSKIRDIVVNSFKKITGKDPEIKAIHAGLECGIFDNNMENVDIVSIGPNIYGAHTPEERMEIDSVGKTWELLLKVMEDYNIK; this is encoded by the coding sequence ATGAAAATAGAAAATTTGTATCCTGAAAAAGTTTTTTACTATTTCAGTGAAATTTCAAAAATACCAAGAGGTTCAAGAAAAGAAAAGAAGGTTAGTGACTGGATTGTTGAATTTGCGAAGGAAAGAAATCTGGAAGTTATTCAAGACAAGGCGTTAAATGTATTAATAAAGAAACCTGCAACAGCTGGATATGAAGAATATTCGCCACTTATCCTGCAAGGGCACATGGATATGGTTTGGGAAAAAAATAAAAATACACAATTTGATTTTGAAACACAAGGAATTGAACTTGTTGTGGAAGATGGATACTTGAAGGCAAATGGAACAACACTTGGGGCAGATAATGGAATTGCTGTGGCTTATGCACTTGCAATACTTGACAGTAATGACTTGAAGCATCCAGCGCTTGAAATTATTATTACAACTGACGAAGAGGATGGAATGAGCGGAGTTAATAATCTTGACTTTGGAATTTTTTCTGGAAAGACTCTTATAAACTTAGATACTGAAGAATATGGACAAGTTTATGTGAGCAGTGCAGGTGGTGCGAGAATCCTTAATGAGTTTAATTTTGATGCAAAAAAACTTGAAGAAGATGATACTGTGATAAGTGTTGATGTGAAAGGGCTTCTAGGTGGGCATTCAGGTGCTGAAATTCATTTAGGATTAGGAAATTCAAATAAAATTTTGGCAGAAGTCCTGAATCACTTAAATAAAAAATATACTCTTGCAATAATGGACATTGATGGCGGTGAAAAAACTAATGCAATACCGAGAGAGGCTGTGGCGTTGCTGGCTGTGAAACTTGAAGATGAAAAAGTCAGCGATTTTGAAAGATTGGCAAAATTGGCTTTTGAAAATATAACAAAGGATTTTAAGATTATTGATAAAAATCCAGTTATTGAAGTGAAGGAAGTTAAAAAAGAAGAACTGGAAAATCAAGGAAAATTATCAATTTCCAATACAAATGCCGTTATTTCATTTTTTCACGAATTTCCAAATGGAGTTATTTCAATGAGCAAGGATATTGAGGGGCTTGTGGAAACTTCAATAAATCTGGGAGTTATAAAAACTGAAAATAAGGATGGGAAAATTTCTATAAAAATTCAGGCATTGCCAAGAAGTTCAGTGAACAAATCTCTTGAAAAATTACTAAATGATGTAAAGGAACTCTCTGAAAAATATGAAGTGGCTGTAAAAATAAATTCGCCATATCCATCTTGGGAATATCGGAAAGATTCAAAAATCCGTGACATTGTAGTAAATTCATTTAAGAAAATAACAGGAAAAGATCCTGAGATTAAGGCAATTCACGCTGGACTTGAATGCGGAATTTTTGATAATAATATGGAAAACGTTGATATTGTTTCAATTGGGCCTAATATTTACGGTGCTCACACTCCTGAAGAGAGAATGGAAATAGATTCAGTTGGAAAAACTTGGGAATTATTGCTAAAAGTTATGGAAGATTACAATATTAAATAA
- the deoD gene encoding purine-nucleoside phosphorylase, whose amino-acid sequence MGTPHIGATRGDIAETILLPGDPLRAKYIAETFLENVVQYNNVRGMLGFTGTYKGKKVSVQGTGMGVPSIGIYAHELIAEFGVKNLIRIGTAGSYQKDIKVRDVVLAMSASTDSAINKLRFNGADYAPTANAQMLFKAYEIAKQKGLNVKAGNVFTSDTFYGDDPEAWKKWAKFGVLCVEMETAQLYTTAAKLGANALTLLTISDSFITHEVTSAEERQTTFNEMIEVALETAISL is encoded by the coding sequence ATGGGAACACCACATATTGGAGCAACTAGAGGAGATATTGCAGAAACTATATTATTGCCGGGAGATCCGCTTAGGGCAAAATATATTGCAGAAACGTTTTTAGAGAATGTTGTTCAGTATAACAATGTTAGAGGAATGCTTGGATTTACTGGAACTTATAAAGGGAAGAAAGTGTCTGTTCAAGGAACTGGAATGGGAGTTCCTTCAATTGGAATTTATGCACATGAATTAATTGCAGAATTTGGAGTAAAAAACTTGATTAGAATTGGAACTGCTGGTTCTTATCAAAAGGATATAAAAGTGAGAGATGTCGTACTTGCGATGTCAGCTTCAACTGATTCAGCTATTAATAAACTTAGATTTAACGGAGCAGATTATGCACCGACTGCAAATGCCCAAATGCTTTTTAAAGCATACGAAATTGCAAAACAAAAAGGACTTAATGTAAAAGCTGGAAATGTATTTACAAGTGACACTTTTTATGGAGATGATCCTGAGGCTTGGAAGAAATGGGCAAAATTTGGAGTATTGTGTGTGGAAATGGAAACAGCACAGCTTTATACAACTGCAGCTAAATTGGGAGCAAATGCGTTGACTTTGCTTACGATAAGTGATTCGTTTATAACTCACGAAGTTACGAGCGCTGAAGAAAGACAGACTACTTTTAATGAAATGATCGAAGTTGCACTTGAAACTGCTATATCGCTTTAA
- a CDS encoding Cof-type HAD-IIB family hydrolase yields MIKLIAIDMDGTLLNEKKHIDKAQKEAIHEAIEAGIKIVLCTGRPLYGILPFYEELGLSELDSEGYVILNNGCSIHKTKDWKLIDQVNFTSDDIEYLYKFSESYDINFTLVNDTYYFNIGRKPTDELIKDAGFVFSNITDISLEEAKSGKHKIMKIMFLGDPEIMADFQEKNEDIIKSKYSGVLSQSYVYEVFPKDNNKGTGLKKLAEKLGIKQEEVMAIGDGNNDIEMFEYANYSVAMKNATELAKKAAKYETDSNENDGVAKAIRKYALNYLD; encoded by the coding sequence ATGATAAAATTAATTGCAATTGATATGGATGGAACATTGCTCAATGAAAAAAAGCATATTGATAAGGCACAAAAGGAAGCTATTCATGAGGCAATAGAAGCAGGGATAAAAATTGTACTTTGCACTGGTAGACCTTTATACGGAATTTTGCCGTTTTATGAGGAACTTGGGCTATCAGAACTTGATTCAGAAGGATATGTTATTTTGAATAACGGCTGCTCTATTCATAAAACAAAAGACTGGAAACTAATTGATCAAGTAAATTTTACTTCTGATGATATTGAATATTTATATAAATTTTCTGAAAGTTATGATATAAACTTTACTTTAGTAAATGATACATATTATTTTAATATAGGCAGAAAACCTACAGATGAGCTTATTAAAGATGCTGGATTTGTTTTTTCAAATATTACAGATATAAGTCTTGAAGAGGCAAAAAGCGGAAAACATAAAATAATGAAAATAATGTTTCTTGGAGATCCTGAAATAATGGCGGATTTTCAGGAAAAAAATGAAGATATTATAAAAAGTAAATATAGTGGTGTTTTAAGCCAGTCTTATGTTTATGAAGTATTCCCGAAAGACAACAACAAAGGTACTGGATTAAAAAAACTTGCTGAAAAATTAGGAATAAAGCAAGAAGAAGTAATGGCAATTGGAGATGGAAATAACGATATAGAAATGTTTGAATATGCAAATTATAGCGTTGCAATGAAAAATGCCACAGAACTTGCTAAAAAAGCTGCAAAATATGAAACTGATAGCAATGAAAATGACGGTGTGGCAAAGGCAATTAGAAAATATGCACTGAATTACTTAGATTAG
- a CDS encoding hydroxymethylglutaryl-CoA synthase produces MKIKEIKEKIKIGIDKIGFAMPKYFLDIRDLALGRNENENKFVKGLMQSEMSITPVTEDIVSLGASAAEQILDEEDKKNVEMIIVGTESSIDQSKASAVFIHHLLDIQPFARSIEIKEACYGATAALSFAKNYIEKNENASVLVIASDIAKYGINTPGESTQGAGSIAMLIKKDPKIAVINDENVCQTRDIMDFWRPNYSDFPIVDGHFSTKQYLDCLTTTFDEYKKRYSQDLSNFSAFCFHLPFPKLGLKAINSLLEKNVEKNIKNIFLEKFHTSIVYGKRVGNIYTGSLYLSLLSSLENCDNLKAGDKIGMYSYGSGAVCEFFNLSLAEGFKNHLRNDRLNDFNNRKQLSIEEYEAMFFEKIILDKEGNCDFSNSKFIQESDNAFVLEKIENHKRIYKKIK; encoded by the coding sequence ATGAAAATTAAGGAGATAAAAGAAAAAATCAAAATAGGAATAGATAAAATTGGTTTTGCAATGCCAAAATATTTTCTCGATATACGAGATCTAGCGCTTGGACGGAATGAAAATGAAAATAAATTTGTAAAAGGACTTATGCAAAGTGAAATGAGTATAACACCTGTTACGGAAGATATTGTATCACTTGGAGCCAGTGCCGCTGAACAGATTCTGGACGAAGAAGATAAAAAAAATGTTGAAATGATAATTGTTGGCACAGAATCAAGCATTGATCAAAGTAAGGCGTCTGCTGTTTTTATTCATCATTTATTGGATATTCAGCCCTTTGCACGTTCTATTGAAATAAAGGAAGCCTGCTACGGAGCTACCGCTGCCCTTAGTTTTGCAAAAAACTATATTGAAAAAAACGAAAACGCCTCTGTTCTCGTAATTGCTTCAGACATTGCAAAATATGGGATTAATACTCCCGGAGAATCAACGCAGGGTGCAGGAAGCATTGCAATGCTAATAAAAAAAGATCCCAAAATCGCTGTGATAAACGATGAAAATGTATGCCAAACACGTGATATCATGGACTTCTGGCGCCCAAACTACTCAGATTTCCCGATAGTAGACGGACATTTTTCAACAAAACAGTATCTTGATTGCCTTACAACAACATTTGATGAATACAAAAAAAGATATAGTCAAGATTTATCCAATTTTAGTGCTTTCTGTTTTCATCTTCCATTTCCAAAACTTGGATTAAAGGCAATTAATTCCCTTTTAGAAAAAAATGTGGAAAAGAACATTAAAAATATTTTTTTGGAAAAATTTCATACTTCAATAGTTTATGGAAAACGTGTTGGAAATATTTATACAGGTTCACTTTATCTAAGTCTATTGTCATCACTTGAAAATTGTGATAACTTGAAAGCTGGTGACAAGATTGGAATGTATAGCTATGGAAGTGGTGCTGTTTGTGAATTTTTTAATCTAAGTCTTGCAGAAGGCTTCAAAAATCATTTAAGAAATGACAGGCTAAACGATTTTAATAATAGGAAACAATTATCAATAGAAGAATATGAAGCTATGTTTTTTGAAAAGATAATTTTAGATAAAGAAGGAAATTGTGATTTTTCAAATAGTAAATTTATTCAGGAAAGCGATAATGCTTTTGTACTGGAAAAGATTGAAAATCATAAAAGAATTTACAAAAAAATAAAATAA
- a CDS encoding sugar O-acetyltransferase, which translates to MNLEEQRQFILSGKVYNDLTPELIKARENTVFLTNKYNESFGKPSAEREAILKELLKSIGKNVHFEPTFRCEFGFNISIGNNFYANFDCVMLDGGGIEIGNNVLFGPRVGIYTSNHSIDAEERINGGCYAKPVKIGNNVWIGAGVHINQGITIGNNTVIGSGSVITKDIPDNVIAAGVPCKVIRKITEKDKTGYKP; encoded by the coding sequence ATGAACTTAGAAGAACAAAGACAATTTATTTTATCAGGAAAAGTTTACAATGATTTAACTCCAGAGCTCATAAAGGCTAGAGAAAATACCGTTTTTTTAACAAATAAATATAACGAAAGTTTTGGAAAACCTTCAGCAGAGCGAGAAGCAATCCTAAAGGAGCTTTTAAAATCAATTGGTAAAAACGTACATTTTGAGCCAACATTCCGATGTGAATTTGGATTTAATATTTCAATAGGAAATAACTTTTATGCAAATTTTGACTGTGTAATGCTCGACGGTGGCGGAATTGAAATTGGAAATAATGTTCTTTTTGGTCCAAGAGTGGGAATTTATACTTCCAATCACAGCATTGATGCAGAAGAAAGAATAAACGGAGGATGTTATGCCAAGCCTGTAAAAATCGGAAATAATGTCTGGATTGGTGCGGGAGTCCACATTAATCAAGGAATTACAATCGGAAACAACACTGTTATTGGCTCTGGAAGCGTTATTACAAAAGATATTCCAGATAATGTAATTGCTGCAGGAGTACCGTGCAAAGTTATCAGAAAAATAACAGAAAAAGATAAAACTGGCTATAAACCTTAA
- a CDS encoding hydroxymethylglutaryl-CoA reductase, degradative, translated as MKKENQKKLNWLGFQKKERIERIQMLKANDFLNDEFEQILKKNENLPLETANQMAENGIGTFALPFSIAPNFVIDGKDYAVPMVTEEPSVVAGCSYAAKIIAKSGGFTTEILDRKMIGQVALYDILDFENAVSVILENKNEILKIANDAHPSIVARGGGAINIEVKNIDEFLIVYLIADVKEAMGANILNTMLEAIKIPLENITNGKSLMAILSNYATESLVKAQCEVNVKLLSTSMETSIETAKKIELASKFAKLDIYRATTHNKGIFNGIDAVVIATGNDWRAIEAGGNAFAVKNGKYEGLTTWTFDESTNKLRGELILPMPIASVGGSIGLNPSVKAAFNILRNPSAKTLASIITSVGLAQNFAAIKALVTTGIQHGHMKLQARSLALFAGAKGREVDIVVERLLESGKSINLENVGKILEEIKIKKENFNILLP; from the coding sequence ATGAAAAAAGAAAATCAAAAAAAATTAAACTGGCTTGGATTTCAAAAAAAAGAGCGGATTGAAAGAATACAGATGTTAAAAGCCAATGACTTTTTAAATGATGAATTTGAACAAATTCTGAAAAAAAATGAAAACTTACCACTAGAAACTGCAAATCAGATGGCTGAAAATGGAATTGGAACATTTGCCTTGCCATTCAGCATTGCTCCAAACTTTGTTATTGACGGGAAAGATTATGCTGTGCCAATGGTTACGGAAGAGCCTTCTGTTGTGGCTGGTTGCAGCTATGCGGCTAAAATTATTGCAAAATCTGGTGGTTTTACAACAGAGATTTTAGATAGGAAAATGATTGGGCAAGTCGCATTGTATGATATTTTGGACTTTGAAAATGCTGTTTCGGTGATTTTGGAAAATAAAAATGAGATTTTGAAAATTGCAAATGATGCTCATCCTTCTATTGTGGCACGTGGCGGTGGTGCAATTAATATTGAGGTGAAAAATATTGATGAATTTTTGATTGTTTATTTGATTGCCGATGTGAAGGAGGCTATGGGAGCAAATATCTTGAATACAATGCTTGAGGCAATAAAAATACCGCTTGAAAATATTACAAACGGAAAAAGCCTAATGGCAATTTTATCAAATTATGCAACTGAATCTCTTGTAAAAGCCCAATGTGAAGTAAATGTAAAGCTTCTTAGCACCTCAATGGAAACATCTATTGAAACTGCCAAAAAAATTGAACTTGCAAGCAAATTTGCAAAACTTGACATTTACCGTGCCACAACCCATAACAAAGGAATTTTTAATGGAATTGATGCTGTGGTAATCGCTACTGGAAACGATTGGCGTGCAATTGAAGCTGGTGGAAATGCCTTTGCCGTGAAAAATGGAAAATACGAAGGTCTTACAACTTGGACTTTTGATGAAAGCACAAATAAATTAAGAGGGGAGCTTATCCTCCCTATGCCAATTGCAAGTGTAGGTGGCTCAATAGGGCTAAATCCAAGTGTAAAAGCTGCATTTAATATTTTGAGAAATCCCAGTGCGAAAACTTTGGCAAGTATTATCACTTCTGTTGGTCTTGCTCAGAATTTTGCCGCAATAAAGGCACTTGTTACAACTGGAATACAGCATGGACATATGAAATTGCAAGCTCGTTCCTTAGCACTTTTTGCTGGTGCGAAAGGAAGAGAAGTTGATATTGTTGTAGAAAGGCTTTTGGAAAGCGGAAAAAGTATTAATTTGGAAAACGTGGGGAAAATTTTGGAAGAAATAAAAATTAAAAAAGAAAATTTTAACATATTATTACCTTAG
- the gltX gene encoding glutamate--tRNA ligase: MSNNDNKRVRVRIAPSPTGDPHVGTAYIGLFNYVFAKHNGGDFLLRIEDTDRTRFSKDSEQQIFDAMKWLGLNYDEGPDVGGDRGPYRQSERFEIYKEYAEKLVEKGEAYYCFCTPERLQKLRERQTAMKQAPGYDGHCRNLSKEEVEAKLAAGEPYTIRLKMPYEGETIVNDGLRGEIRFENSKIDDQVLLKSDGFPTYHLANIVDDHLMGITHVIRAEEWISSTPKHIQLYKAFGWDEPKWYHMPLLRNADKTKISKRKNPVSLNYYQEEGYLKEGILNFLALMGWSFGENKEIFTIEEMIENFSFDKISLGGPVFDLVKLGWVNNHHMRLKDLDELTKLAIPYFVKAGYYANENLSDDEFAKLRRIVEISREGAHTLKELPEISSIYFEDEFELPVVEEGMNKKARKSVEKLRNSLETEVGKKSIELFVEKINALNEEISEEEAKEILHGLQDELGEGPAAVLMPLRAVVTGKARGADLYTVIAIIGKERTLKRVQNTLEKIK; this comes from the coding sequence ATGTCAAATAATGATAACAAAAGAGTAAGAGTTAGAATAGCACCATCTCCAACTGGAGATCCACATGTGGGAACTGCCTATATTGGTCTTTTTAATTATGTATTTGCAAAACATAATGGCGGAGATTTTTTATTGAGAATTGAAGATACAGATAGAACTAGATTTTCTAAGGATTCGGAACAGCAAATTTTTGATGCGATGAAATGGCTAGGGCTTAATTATGATGAAGGTCCAGACGTTGGTGGGGATAGAGGTCCTTACAGACAGTCTGAAAGATTTGAAATATATAAAGAATATGCTGAAAAATTGGTAGAAAAAGGTGAGGCATATTACTGTTTTTGTACACCTGAAAGATTGCAAAAATTGAGAGAAAGACAAACTGCGATGAAACAAGCACCTGGATATGACGGTCATTGTAGAAACCTTTCTAAAGAGGAAGTTGAAGCTAAATTGGCTGCAGGAGAACCTTATACAATTAGATTGAAAATGCCTTATGAAGGGGAAACAATTGTAAATGATGGTTTAAGAGGAGAAATTAGATTTGAGAATAGTAAAATTGATGACCAAGTATTGTTAAAATCTGATGGATTCCCTACTTATCATTTGGCAAATATTGTGGATGACCATTTGATGGGAATTACACATGTTATTAGAGCTGAAGAATGGATTTCGTCTACGCCTAAACATATTCAATTGTACAAAGCGTTTGGTTGGGATGAGCCAAAATGGTATCACATGCCACTTTTGAGAAATGCGGATAAAACTAAAATTTCTAAGAGAAAAAATCCAGTTTCATTGAATTATTACCAAGAAGAAGGATATTTGAAGGAAGGGATTTTAAATTTCTTGGCTTTAATGGGATGGAGCTTTGGAGAAAACAAAGAAATTTTTACAATTGAAGAAATGATTGAAAACTTTTCATTTGATAAAATCTCGCTTGGAGGCCCTGTATTTGACTTGGTTAAATTAGGTTGGGTGAATAATCATCATATGAGATTGAAAGATTTAGACGAATTGACTAAATTAGCGATTCCATATTTCGTGAAAGCTGGATATTATGCTAATGAAAACTTGTCTGATGACGAATTTGCTAAATTGAGAAGAATTGTAGAAATTTCAAGAGAGGGAGCACATACTTTGAAAGAATTGCCTGAAATTTCATCAATTTACTTTGAAGATGAGTTTGAATTGCCAGTTGTTGAAGAAGGAATGAACAAAAAAGCAAGAAAATCTGTTGAAAAACTGAGAAATTCATTGGAAACAGAAGTTGGTAAAAAATCTATCGAATTATTTGTAGAAAAAATTAATGCTTTAAATGAAGAAATCTCTGAAGAAGAAGCAAAAGAAATTTTACACGGATTGCAAGATGAACTAGGGGAAGGACCAGCAGCAGTATTAATGCCACTTAGAGCAGTTGTTACTGGAAAAGCTAGAGGAGCGGACTTGTATACTGTAATTGCAATTATTGGAAAAGAGAGAACTTTGAAGAGAGTTCAAAATACTTTGGAAAAAATTAAATAG
- the rlmN gene encoding 23S rRNA (adenine(2503)-C(2))-methyltransferase RlmN produces MERSNSEMMDGNVKSIDTIEKIDILGMSLESLQEKFVEIGLKKFNASQVFDWLHNKLVFDFDEFSNISKKDREILKKRFYVAKLEFKTHQVSEDGDTEKFLFELKDKRLIESVLISHKNRHTLCVSSQIGCLIGCDFCATATMTYERNLSISEILLQYYYVQKHLLQRGEKLGNVVYMGMGEPFLNYDAVLGSINMLNSPKGQNFSKRNFTISTSGIVNGIKRFTENENQINLAISLHSVRDDVRSEIMPINKRWGVKQLKEALLDYQKQTKNRITFEYILIDDLNCEPEDARELAGFLNSFSCLVNLIPYNPVGGKPYKTPSKQKQREFYKLLKDKNVNVTLRETKGQDIAAACGQLKAKKQMDSSQNV; encoded by the coding sequence ATGGAGAGAAGTAATAGTGAAATGATGGACGGAAATGTGAAAAGTATAGATACAATTGAAAAGATTGATATTTTAGGAATGAGTTTGGAAAGTTTGCAGGAAAAATTTGTTGAGATAGGGCTTAAAAAATTTAATGCTAGTCAAGTATTTGACTGGTTGCATAATAAACTGGTGTTTGATTTTGATGAGTTTTCTAATATTTCTAAAAAGGATAGGGAAATTTTGAAAAAAAGATTTTATGTAGCAAAACTTGAGTTTAAGACACATCAGGTTTCAGAAGATGGAGATACTGAAAAATTTTTGTTTGAGCTGAAAGATAAAAGACTGATTGAAAGTGTTCTTATTTCTCATAAAAATCGGCATACGCTTTGTGTTTCGTCGCAAATTGGCTGCCTTATTGGATGTGATTTTTGTGCAACGGCGACAATGACTTATGAAAGAAATTTGTCAATTTCTGAAATTTTATTGCAATATTATTATGTACAAAAACATTTGCTGCAACGTGGAGAAAAGCTGGGTAATGTGGTTTATATGGGAATGGGAGAGCCATTTTTGAATTATGATGCGGTTCTTGGATCTATTAATATGTTAAATTCTCCGAAAGGGCAAAATTTTTCAAAAAGAAATTTTACGATTTCTACAAGTGGGATTGTAAATGGGATAAAAAGATTTACGGAAAATGAAAATCAGATAAATCTGGCTATTTCATTACATTCTGTAAGGGACGATGTGAGAAGTGAAATTATGCCGATTAATAAGAGGTGGGGAGTAAAACAGCTAAAGGAGGCACTTTTAGATTATCAAAAGCAAACTAAAAATCGGATTACATTTGAGTATATCTTGATTGATGACTTGAACTGTGAGCCTGAAGATGCGAGAGAATTAGCTGGATTTTTAAATTCGTTCTCGTGCCTTGTTAATTTAATTCCGTATAATCCTGTTGGCGGAAAACCGTACAAAACTCCTTCAAAACAAAAACAAAGAGAATTTTATAAATTATTAAAAGATAAAAATGTTAATGTAACATTGCGTGAAACTAAAGGGCAGGATATTGCGGCAGCTTGTGGACAGCTAAAGGCAAAAAAACAGATGGATTCTTCTCAAAATGTTTAG